One genomic window of Falco peregrinus isolate bFalPer1 chromosome 18, bFalPer1.pri, whole genome shotgun sequence includes the following:
- the LOC101924989 gene encoding gastrin/cholecystokinin-like peptide produces MKVVCISLTLTIVVTACLCRPAAEAPGTAQDPHQPPTSLIRRDWPDSLSQEQKHLVQFLPHIFTELSDHKGYVHGDKGMEALHDHYYPDWMDFGRRSAEDSPDAV; encoded by the exons ATGAAGGTGGTGTGCATCAGCCTCACCCTCACCATCGTGGTGACCGCCTGCCTGTGCCGGCCCGCAGCGGAGGCGCCAGGCACTGCACAGgacccccaccagccccccaccAGCCTGATCCGGCGGGACTGGCCCGACTCCCTGTCCCAGGAGCAGAAGCACCTCGTCCAGTTCCTGCCCCACATCTTCACAG agctgagtgACCACAAGGGCTACGTGCACGGGGACAAGGGGATGGAGGCTCTGCACGACCACTACTACCCCGACTGGATGGACTTCGGCCGCCGCAGCGCCGAGGACTCCCCCGATGCCGTGTAG
- the HAP1 gene encoding huntingtin-associated protein 1 isoform X1, whose amino-acid sequence MEIWSSPAAYDELNGSAERGAGADPLARELEEVLCTERVVRITKTYHDIDAVTNLLDEKERDLELAARIGQSLLKQNRGLTERNELLEEQLELAKEEIAQLRHEVSMRDDLLHFYTTTTEESEPTSTTSTPLRRHESSLSLQQYFQYDTLQQKLKCLEEENQKLRMEATNIATETCRYEDQEQQLMIDCVEQFSEASQQVVYLSNELARKAEDTARQQEDISQLLAQVADLQQKCRTYGSEVEELQQHLAVAKEVQQQLRMELRDLQEKYTECGGMLQEAQEEVKSLRSRSLPNSTVSRYGAPSLLPVDSLAAEIKGTMRKGADSSSSDYKSYRRVFETVKAVNQVAKAKSCSESPHNMPGSKQLSAATSGGASTPHTSCSGPGGTQAEGAGEEPRAAPGQQDLEAAVQRLSVRQQSHASEERSFFEAERERKLWRLRDGESSSGFLTPNESIISTGTNYSGGSELTAGSGFSLSSLTYLPDKLQIVKPLEGSVTLHHWQQLARPNLGGILVPRPGVLTKDFRQLDIDLEEVYSLNDLEEDDVDAGSFQLLPTSTPAKAKERPGVFLSVNNLPQTLSTFTITTCHILHPTTEITTVTPSLYNAVVPSCGPFAGLSPGSPSPDLSYPTLTPGPGPPSTPLGLVRLLLVQGISASVPGLGPQWPLQLPSQDLQHADTRPFPAPGGQDRPPPRSSIFSLNLVENLRRLGLDKVVARGEMSYARVERGRARGVLT is encoded by the exons TCCTGTGCACTGAGCGGGTGGTCAGGATCACAAAAACCTACCACGACATTGATGCTGTCACCAACCTGCTGGATGAG AAGGAGCGGGACCTGGAGCTAGCAGCGCGCATCGGGCAGTCCCTGCTGAAGCAGAACCGGGGCCTGACTGAGCGCAacgagctgctggaggagcagctggagtTGGCCAAAGAGGAG atTGCGCAGCTGCGCCATGAGGTCTCCATGCGGGACGACCTGCTCCACTTCTACACCACCACGACGGAGGAGAGCGAGCccacctccaccacctccaCACC GCTGCGCCGGCACGAGTCCTcgctgtccctgcagcagtaCTTCCAGTACGACACGCTGCAGCAGAAACTCAAGTGCCTGGAGGAGGAGAACCAGAAGCTTCGCATGGAG GCCACCAACATCGCAACCGAGACCTGTCGGTACGAGgaccaggagcagcagctgatgaTTGACTGTGTGGAGCAGTTCT CCGAAGCGAGCCAGCAGGTGGTTTACCTTTCCAACGAGCTGGCCCGCAAGGCGGAGGACACGGCGCGGCAGCAGGaggacatcagccagctcctggCGCAGGTCGCGGACCTGCAGCAGAAATGCCGCACG TACGGCTCGGAGGTGGAggagctccagcagcacctggctGTGGCCAAGGAGGTGCAGCAACAGCTGCGGATGGAG CTGCGGGACCTGCAGGAGAAGTACACGGAGTGTGGCgggatgctgcaggaggcccaggaGGAGGTCAAGAGCCTGCGCAGCCGCAGCCTGCCCAACAGCACCGTCAGCCGCTACGGCGCACCCAGCCTCCTGCCCGTG GACTCGCTGGCGGCTGAGATCAAGGGGACGATGAGGAAGGGGGCAGACAGCTCCTCCTCGGACTACAA GAGCTACCGGCGCGTCTTTGAGACGGTGAAAGCGGTGAACCAGGTGGCCAAAGCCAAGTCTTGCTCAGAGTCTCCCCACAACATGCCGGGCTCCAAGCAGTTGTCAGCTGCCACCTCCGGAGGGGCCAGCACCCCCCACACCAGCTGCTCCGGCCCAGGGGGCACCCA GGCCGAGGGGGCCGGAGAGGAGCCCCGGGCGGCCCCCGGGCAGCAGGACCTGGAGGCAGCGGTGCAGCGGCTGTCGGTGCGGCAGCAGAGCCATGCCTCGGAGGAACGTTCCTTCTTCGAGGCCGAGCGGGAGCGCAAGCTTTGGCGGCTGAGGGATGGCGAGAGCTCCAGTGGCTTCCTCACCCCCAATGAGAGCATCATCTCCACCGGGACCAACTACTCAGGGGGCTCGGAGCTCACCGCTGGCTCCGGCTTTTCCCTCAGCTCCCTCACCTACCTGCCTGACAAGCTGCAGATTGTGAAGCCCCTGGaag GCTCTGTGACTCTCCaccactggcagcagctggcacgGCCCAACCTGGGTGGGATCCTGGTGCCCCGTCCCGGGGTGCTCACCAAAGACTTCAGGCAGCTGGACATTGACCTGGAGGAGGTCTACAGCCTCAACGACCTGGAGGAGGACGACGTGGACGCCGGCTCCTTCCAGCTGCTCCCTACCTCAACGCCTGCCAAAGCCAAGGAGCGCCCCGGGG TGTTCCTCTCTGTTAACAACCTTCCCCAGACCCTGTCTACCTTCACCATCACCACCTGCCACATCCTCCACCCCACCACTGAGATCACCACTGTGACACCCAG TCTGTATAACGCCGTCGTGCCTTCTTGTGGGCCCTTTgcggggctgagccctggcagcccctcaCCGGACCTGTCTTACCCCACTCTGACACCTGGCCCCGGACCCCCGAGCACCCCCCTGGGACTTGTCAGGCTCTTGCTGGTGCAGGGCATCTCTGCCTCAGTGCCAGGATTGGGGCCGCAGTGGCCCCTCCAGCTCCCCTCCCAGGACCTCCAGCACGCTGACACCCGGCCCTTCCCTGCGCCCGGGGGGCAGGACAGACCCCCACCCAGGAGCAGCATCTTCAGCTTGAACCTGGTGGAGAATCTGCGGCGTCTGGGGCTGGACAAGGTGGTGGCCAGAGGGGAGATGTCCTACGCCCGAGTGGAGCGTGGGAGAGCCCGGGGCGTGCTGACCTGA
- the EIF1 gene encoding eukaryotic translation initiation factor 1 yields the protein MSAIQNLQPFDPFADASKGDDLLPAGTEDYIHIRIQQRNGRKTLTTVQGIADDYDKKKLVKAFKKKFACNGTVIEHPEYGEVIQLQGDQRKNICQFLVEIGLAKDDQLKVHGF from the exons ATGTCCGCTATCCAGAACCTCCAACCCTTCG ACCCCTTTGCTGATGCAAGTAAGGGTGATGACCTGCTCCCTGCCGGCACTGAGGACTACATCCATATAAGGATCCAGCAGCGGAACGGCAGGAAGACCCTCACCACAGTCCAGGGCATCGCGGATGATTACGATAAAAAGAAACTGGTGAAAGCCTTCAAAAAG AAATTTGCCTGCAATGGTACTGTAATTGAGCACCCCGAATATGGAGAAGTGATTCAGTTGCAAGGTGACCAGCGCAAGAACATATGCCAGTTCCTCGTGGAG atTGGACTGGCTAAAGACGACCAGCTGAAAGTCCATGGGTTTTAA
- the HAP1 gene encoding huntingtin-associated protein 1 isoform X2, translated as MEIWSSPAAYDELNGSAERGAGADPLARELEEVLCTERVVRITKTYHDIDAVTNLLDEKERDLELAARIGQSLLKQNRGLTERNELLEEQLELAKEEIAQLRHEVSMRDDLLHFYTTTTEESEPTSTTSTPLRRHESSLSLQQYFQYDTLQQKLKCLEEENQKLRMEATNIATETCRYEDQEQQLMIDCVEQFSEASQQVVYLSNELARKAEDTARQQEDISQLLAQVADLQQKCRTYGSEVEELQQHLAVAKEVQQQLRMELRDLQEKYTECGGMLQEAQEEVKSLRSRSLPNSTVSRYGAPSLLPVDSLAAEIKGTMRKGADSSSSDYKSYRRVFETVKAVNQVAKAKSCSESPHNMPGSKQLSAATSGGASTPHTSCSGPGGTQAEGAGEEPRAAPGQQDLEAAVQRLSVRQQSHASEERSFFEAERERKLWRLRDGESSSGFLTPNESIISTGTNYSGGSELTAGSGFSLSSLTYLPDKLQIVKPLEGSVTLHHWQQLARPNLGGILVPRPGVLTKDFRQLDIDLEEVYSLNDLEEDDVDAGSFQLLPTSTPAKAKERPGVCITPSCLLVGPLRG; from the exons TCCTGTGCACTGAGCGGGTGGTCAGGATCACAAAAACCTACCACGACATTGATGCTGTCACCAACCTGCTGGATGAG AAGGAGCGGGACCTGGAGCTAGCAGCGCGCATCGGGCAGTCCCTGCTGAAGCAGAACCGGGGCCTGACTGAGCGCAacgagctgctggaggagcagctggagtTGGCCAAAGAGGAG atTGCGCAGCTGCGCCATGAGGTCTCCATGCGGGACGACCTGCTCCACTTCTACACCACCACGACGGAGGAGAGCGAGCccacctccaccacctccaCACC GCTGCGCCGGCACGAGTCCTcgctgtccctgcagcagtaCTTCCAGTACGACACGCTGCAGCAGAAACTCAAGTGCCTGGAGGAGGAGAACCAGAAGCTTCGCATGGAG GCCACCAACATCGCAACCGAGACCTGTCGGTACGAGgaccaggagcagcagctgatgaTTGACTGTGTGGAGCAGTTCT CCGAAGCGAGCCAGCAGGTGGTTTACCTTTCCAACGAGCTGGCCCGCAAGGCGGAGGACACGGCGCGGCAGCAGGaggacatcagccagctcctggCGCAGGTCGCGGACCTGCAGCAGAAATGCCGCACG TACGGCTCGGAGGTGGAggagctccagcagcacctggctGTGGCCAAGGAGGTGCAGCAACAGCTGCGGATGGAG CTGCGGGACCTGCAGGAGAAGTACACGGAGTGTGGCgggatgctgcaggaggcccaggaGGAGGTCAAGAGCCTGCGCAGCCGCAGCCTGCCCAACAGCACCGTCAGCCGCTACGGCGCACCCAGCCTCCTGCCCGTG GACTCGCTGGCGGCTGAGATCAAGGGGACGATGAGGAAGGGGGCAGACAGCTCCTCCTCGGACTACAA GAGCTACCGGCGCGTCTTTGAGACGGTGAAAGCGGTGAACCAGGTGGCCAAAGCCAAGTCTTGCTCAGAGTCTCCCCACAACATGCCGGGCTCCAAGCAGTTGTCAGCTGCCACCTCCGGAGGGGCCAGCACCCCCCACACCAGCTGCTCCGGCCCAGGGGGCACCCA GGCCGAGGGGGCCGGAGAGGAGCCCCGGGCGGCCCCCGGGCAGCAGGACCTGGAGGCAGCGGTGCAGCGGCTGTCGGTGCGGCAGCAGAGCCATGCCTCGGAGGAACGTTCCTTCTTCGAGGCCGAGCGGGAGCGCAAGCTTTGGCGGCTGAGGGATGGCGAGAGCTCCAGTGGCTTCCTCACCCCCAATGAGAGCATCATCTCCACCGGGACCAACTACTCAGGGGGCTCGGAGCTCACCGCTGGCTCCGGCTTTTCCCTCAGCTCCCTCACCTACCTGCCTGACAAGCTGCAGATTGTGAAGCCCCTGGaag GCTCTGTGACTCTCCaccactggcagcagctggcacgGCCCAACCTGGGTGGGATCCTGGTGCCCCGTCCCGGGGTGCTCACCAAAGACTTCAGGCAGCTGGACATTGACCTGGAGGAGGTCTACAGCCTCAACGACCTGGAGGAGGACGACGTGGACGCCGGCTCCTTCCAGCTGCTCCCTACCTCAACGCCTGCCAAAGCCAAGGAGCGCCCCGGGG TCTGTATAACGCCGTCGTGCCTTCTTGTGGGCCCTTTgcggggctga